Genomic segment of Kibdelosporangium phytohabitans:
CGCGGCACCAGGCGCGAACCTGGCGTACCGGACCGCTAAGGGCAGCTCGTGGAGCATGTACCTCAAGGAAGCGGTCCGCGTCCCGTCCGACGCGGTCGAGATCAGCGTGTCCTTCAGCGGCAAGGATCCTGTGACCGTCCCGATCAAGCGGTGACCCTGCCGCCGCCGAAGGTCTCCTCGCCTGCCGCGCCGGCGAGGAGACCTTGCCTTCTCAGGCGCCGTCGGCGTTGTAGATGCCGCCCGGGGTTACGACCCAGAGCACGTTGTTCGGCCCGGCGACCTCGTCACGGGTGCGACCGAGGTTGGTGTAGAGCTTGCCGCCCGCACCGCTGGTGGTGAGCTTGTACGTACCGCCCTTGAGCGAGGCCATGTACAGGCTTCCCTGGTAGGTCGTCAGGCCGCTGGGCGTGGCCTGGGAGGTCGGCCACGACTTCACCGGGTTGACGTACTTCGAGTTGCCGCAAGGACCTTCGCAGTCCGGCCAGCCGTAGTTGCCGCCCGGTGTGATCTTGTTCAGCTCGTCCTGGTCGCTGGCGCCGATCTCCGAGATGTACAGCTGGCTGCCGACCCAGGTCAGGCCCTGCACGTTGCGGTGCCCCATCGAGTAGACCCTGCTGTTGAACGGGTTCCCCGGCACGGCAGCGCCGTTCTTGTCCACCCGCAGCACTTTCCCGCCGAGCGAGTTGCGGTTCTGCGCGTTGGCGCCGTTCTGGCCGTCGCCGGTGCCCGCGTAGAGGTAGCCGTCCGGGCCGAACTTGATCCGGCCGCCGTGGTGGTACTGGGATCCGCGCGGGATCCCGGTCACGATCGGGACAGGCGCCTGTCCCAGCTTGAGTTTCGCGATCCGGTTGTCGGAGCTGGTCGTGTAGTAGACGAACACCAGCTGGTCGGTCGCGTACGACGGGGACACCGCGATGCCGAGCAGGCCCGCTTCCTTGGTGACGCTCACGCCGGGGACGGTCTGCACGTCCGAGACCTTGCCGTCGGCGCCGATCCTGCGGATCTTCTTCGAGTCCTTCTCGGTGAACAGCGCCGTGCCGTCGGGCAGGAAGTCGACCGACCACGCCTGGTTGAGTCCACTTGCGACCTGCCGGATCGCCAGCGGTCGCACGTCGGCCGGGGCGGCGGTCGCCGTACCCGCGGCCAGCAGCACCGCGGCGGCGGACGCGCCGATGCCGAGGAGTTTGCGCCGAGATGTCATGACTTTGCCTCCTGGGAGCTTCGAGCGGGCTACACACGGGCGGCGAAT
This window contains:
- a CDS encoding PQQ-dependent sugar dehydrogenase, which translates into the protein MTSRRKLLGIGASAAAVLLAAGTATAAPADVRPLAIRQVASGLNQAWSVDFLPDGTALFTEKDSKKIRRIGADGKVSDVQTVPGVSVTKEAGLLGIAVSPSYATDQLVFVYYTTSSDNRIAKLKLGQAPVPIVTGIPRGSQYHHGGRIKFGPDGYLYAGTGDGQNGANAQNRNSLGGKVLRVDKNGAAVPGNPFNSRVYSMGHRNVQGLTWVGSQLYISEIGASDQDELNKITPGGNYGWPDCEGPCGNSKYVNPVKSWPTSQATPSGLTTYQGSLYMASLKGGTYKLTTSGAGGKLYTNLGRTRDEVAGPNNVLWVVTPGGIYNADGA